The genomic interval ACGTCCTCGCCGATGCCCTCACGTCGCTCCTGGCCATCGTGGCCCTCGCCGGGGGCGCGTTCTTCGGCTGGGCGTTCCTCGATCCGGCGATGGGCCTCGTGGGCGCCGTCATCGTCACGCGCTGGTCCGCGGGGCTCCTCGTGGAGAGCGGCCGCGTGCTCCTCGACCGGCAAGCTCCTTCGTCGGTGTGCGACCGGATCCGGCAGGCCGTCGAGTCCCGGCCCGGCGACCGGGTAGCGGACCTCCACGTCTGGCAGGTCGCTCCCGGCGGCTGGGCGGCCATCGTCACCGTCGTCAGCGCCGAGCCGCTGACGCCGGACGGGTATCGAAGCCTCCTGCCGGTCGACCTCGGCCTCACTCACGTCACGGTCGAGATCGTTCCCTGCCGTCACCCCGCCTGAGCGGGTACGGTCCACGCTTCGGGGGACCGACGCCGGATCAACCGCCTTCGGACACGGGCGCGAGTTCACCGGCCAGGAGTCGTATCGCGCGCCGGAACCCGGCGTGGCGCGCCGCCTCCGAACCCTCGTGAGTCGCGAGGAGCACCGTCGCCCGGGACGACGCGAGGAGTGCGAGGACCCGTTCGCGGGACGGCGCGTCGAGGGCCGAGAGCGGCTCGTCGAGGAGGAGGAGCCCGGGCTCCCGGGCGAGGAGCCCGGCGAGCGCAACGAGCTGGCGCTCCCCACGCGAGAGCGTCGCGATCTCCCGGTCCGTGAGGTGCGCGACTCCGACCTCCTCGAGGTGGAGGCGTGCGCGCCCCAGCGCTTCGTCCGGGGAAAGGCCGTCGTTCAGAGGACCGAGCGCGACGTCGTCGAGGACTCCAGGGAGGAAGAGCCCGTCGTCCGGGTTCTGCCAGAGGAACCCGACGGCGCGACGGATCGCCGCGGCGGAGCGGCGGGTGACCTCCTGCTCGCCCGCGAGTACGCGCCCCGGCCCCTTCCTCAGGCCGGCGATCCTGAGGAGGAGAGTCGTCTTGCCTGTGCCGACGGGCCCTTCGAGGAGCGCCTTCTCCCCGGCGTGAAGGACGGCGGAGACGGGCGCGGGCGAATCCGCCCGTGCACCCGGGTAGCGATGGCTCACGCCCTCGAGGACGAGCTTCACCGGATCCACGACAGGCGGCTCCCGACGGCGAGGGCGACGG from Holophagales bacterium carries:
- a CDS encoding ABC transporter ATP-binding protein, producing MKLVLEGVSHRYPGARADSPAPVSAVLHAGEKALLEGPVGTGKTTLLLRIAGLRKGPGRVLAGEQEVTRRSAAAIRRAVGFLWQNPDDGLFLPGVLDDVALGPLNDGLSPDEALGRARLHLEEVGVAHLTDREIATLSRGERQLVALAGLLAREPGLLLLDEPLSALDAPSRERVLALLASSRATVLLATHEGSEAARHAGFRRAIRLLAGELAPVSEGG